The following coding sequences lie in one Musa acuminata AAA Group cultivar baxijiao chromosome BXJ1-8, Cavendish_Baxijiao_AAA, whole genome shotgun sequence genomic window:
- the LOC135680410 gene encoding zinc finger protein ZAT2-like — MGARLVEGGSYCDTEDAALGADNSLRIRAECAGEPGKAVAQEVASSRCGDDEESVSEAGAAAAEDDGSSRRRHATCPECGKSFPSDKSLFGHLRCHPERDYRGVNPPPEARRKSGTSPAAKRPSAKRGRQRKAVTADPEAITAARILLHLADAEHRDARSDDTVEDELLSSYKQTIKRRKTEQVELANEPGTSDRGRRYRCSVCSKTFSSHQALGGHRASHNKNRSHHHPEEEEEEKKEEEQEEAAAATTTSNHKKEQQEDEADKGGSHGLLDFDLNEAPRLGEEES, encoded by the coding sequence ATGGGAGCTCGTCTCGTGGAAGGTGGAAGCTATTGCGACACCGAGGACGCTGCGCTGGGAGCGGATAACAGCCTTCGAATTCGAGCCGAGTGCGCCGGAGAACCCGGCAAAGCCGTGGCTCAGGAGGTGGCGTCGTCTCGCTGTGGTGACGACGAGGAATCTGTGTCGGAGGCTGGAGCGGCCGCCGCTGAGGACGACGGCAGCTCGAGGCGTCGTCATGCGACATGCCCGGAGTGCGGGAAGAGCTTCCCCTCGGACAAGTCACTGTTCGGCCACCTGAGGTGCCACCCGGAGAGGGATTACAGGGGAGTGAACCCGCCGCCCGAGGCGAGGAGGAAGTCCGGTACTTCTCCGGCGGCCAAGAGGCCGAGTGCGAAGCGAGGCCGACAACGGAAGGCCGTGACCGCTGATCCCGAAGCCATTACGGCTGCTAGAATCCTGCTGCACCTGGCTGATGCAGAGCACAGGGACGCTCGTTCTGACGACACAGTTGAAGATGAACTGCTATCGAGCTACAAGCAGACGATCAAGAGGAGGAAGACGGAGCAGGTGGAGCTGGCGAACGAGCCCGGTACGTCCGATCGTGGCCGTAGATACCGATGCAGTGTGTGTTCCAAGACATTCTCTTCTCACCAAGCGCTGGGAGGACACCGAGCAAGCCACAATAAGAACAGGAGTCATCATCatcccgaagaagaagaagaagaaaaaaaagaagaagaacaagaagaagccgcagcagcAACGACGACGAGCAACCACAAGAAGGAGCAGCAAGAGGACGAAGCTGATAAGGGAGGAAGCCATGGACTGTTGGACTTCGATCTCAATGAGGCACCGAGGCTGGGAGAAGAAGAAAGCTAG
- the LOC135588205 gene encoding phosphatidylinositol/phosphatidylcholine transfer protein SFH13-like isoform X1 — translation MSVYHAEGLEGSYSYEERKERRSDVENSEDERRKTRIGSLKKKALNASSRFTHSLKKRGRRRVDFRVPSVPFEDVRDAEEEQAVSSFRQQLIAKDLLPNKHDDYHTLLRFLKAGKFDFEKATHMWAEMLQWRKEFGTDTILEDFEFEELEEVLRYYPQGYHGVDKEGRPVYIERLGKAEPNKLMHVTTVERYLKYHVQEFERALNEKFPACSIAAKKHIGSSTTILDVQGVGLKNFSKTARDLLLNMQKIDGDYYPETLHQMFVVNAGHGFKLLWNTVKGFLDPKTTSKIHVLGTKYQSRLLEAIDSSQLPEFLGGSCTCYYERGCLRSNRGPWNDPVILKFVQGIDATSARENRHTSDGEKIGHSCVRLHSSKRRTSQTSAAESVSDADDLCSPVIPMTADNACLSPIYKEVREADITPYQSCDDHSATVDKVVDIGRRGSGFAVKASKELKDLDYTSATAAPHSFGNSIAGKHNNIKDDTEGKLDSFARTLVAFLIKMLSFFRILWSRQDRRLNVHLSNALDLACNKNSTTEALKEDCVTSCMERLQKLELMLNELSNKPAEIPREKEHMILDSMDRIKCVEFDIHKTNKVLQATLMKQMEIEATLEALKDSDIKETNHYKFGFMNLCRRNFVDS, via the exons ATGTCAG TCTACCATGCAGAAGGCCTTGAAGGGTCGTACAGTTATgaggagagaaaagaaaggagatcTGATGTGGAGAACTCTGAGGACGAGAGAAGGAAAACGAGAATCGGATCTCTCAAGAAAAAAGCGTTGAATGCTTCGAGTAGATTTACACACTCTTTGAAGAAACGAGGGAGAAGGAGAGTTGATTTCAGGGTTCCTTCCGTTCCATTCGAGGATGTTAGAGATGCTGAAGAGGAGCAAGCTGTCTCTTCCTTCCGGCAACAACTCATTGCCAAGGACTTGTTGCCTAATAAACATGATGACTATCACACATTGCTTAG GTTCCTCAAGGCTGGAAAATTTGACTTTGAGAAGGCAACCCACATGTGGGCTGAGATGCTTCAATGGAGAAAAGAATTTGGAACGGACACAATTCTGGAG GACTTTGAATTTGAAGAGCTGGAGGAAGTTCTGCGCTATTATCCCCAAGGATATCATGGAGTTGACAAGGAGGGAAGGCCTGTCTACATTGAGAGACTGGGGAAAGCTGAGCCAAATAAGCTTATGCACGTAACTACAGTAGAGCGCTATTTGAAGTACCATGTACAAGAATTTGAGAGAGCCCTGAATGAGAAATTTCCTGCATGCTCTATTGCTGCCAAAAAACACATTGGTTCCTCCACCACGATATTGGATGTACAAGGCGTG GGCTTGAAGAATTTCAGCAAGACAGCAAGggaccttttgctcaatatgcagaAAATTGATGGTGATTATTATCCTGAG ACACTACATCAAATGTTTGTTGTTAATGCTGGCCATGGTTTTAAGCTTCTCTGGAATACTGTGAAAGGATTTCTTGATCCCAAAACTACTTCAAAGATACAT GTTCTTGGAACCAAATATCAGAGTAGACTTCTTGAGGCAATTGACTCAAG CCAATTGCCAGAATTCCTCGGTGGTTCATGTACATGCTATTATGAGAGAGGATGTCTTAGATCTAACAGAGGACCATGGAATGACCCAGTTATTTTGAAG TTTGTACAAGGCATTGACGCAACATCTGCGAGGGAAAACAGACATACATCTGATGGAGAAAAAATAGGCCATTCTTGTGTAAGACTACACTCATCAAAG CGAAGGACTAGTCAAACTTCTGCAGCTGAATCAGTTTCTGATGCTGATGATCTTTGTTCTCCTGTAATACCAATGACTGCTGATAATGCTTGTCTGTCTCCAATTTATAAAGAA GTCAGAGAAGCAGACATTACACCTTATCAGAGCTGTGATGACCATTCTGCAACTGTTGATAAAGTTGTAGATATTGGTAGAAGAGGATCTGGTTTTGCTGTGAAGGCATCCAAAGAATTAAAAGATCTTGACTACACCTCTGCAACTGCTGCCCCACATTCCTTTG GTAACTCTATTGCTGGTAAGCACAACAACATCAAGGATGATACAGAAGGAAAGTTGGACTCTTTTGCAAGAACATTGGTTGCATTTCTCATAAAAATGCTGTCCTTCTTTCGTATCTTATGGTCTAGACAGGATAGGAGGTTGAATGTTCATCTATCAAATGCCTTGGACTTGGCATGCAATAAAAATTCAACTACGGAAGCTCTCAAGGAAGATTGTGTCACTTCTTGCATGGAACGTCTTCAAAAGCTTGAGCTGATGTTAAATGAGCTCAGCAACAAGCCTGCAGAGATTCCTCGAGAAAAAGAGCACATGATCCTTGATTCAATGGACAGGATAAAGTGTGTCGAGTTTGATATTCACAAGACAAATAAA GTCCTGCAAGCAACTTTGATGAAGCAAATGGAGATTGAAGCAACATTAGAAGCTTTAAAAGACTCCGATATTAAG GAAACCAATCACTATAAGTTTGGCTTTATGAATCTTTGCCGAAGAAATTTTGTTGATTCCTGA
- the LOC135588204 gene encoding serine--glyoxylate aminotransferase-like — MDFVYGPGKNHLFVPGPVNIPEPVIRAMNRNNEDYRSPAIPALTKTLLEDVKKIFKTTSGTPFLIPTTGTGAWESALTNTLSPGDRIVSFLIGQFSLLWIDQQQRLNFRVDVVESEWGRGADLDALASKLEADRSHTIKAVCIVHNETATGVTSDLAAVRKLLDEYRHPALLLVDGVSSICALDFRMDEWGVDVALTGSQKALSMPTGMGIVCASPKAMEAAKTAKSVRVFFDWNDYLKFYKLGTYWPYTPSIQLLYGLRTALDLLFEEGLDNVIARHSRLGKATRLAVEAWGLKNCTQREEWFSDTVTAVVVPPYINSADVVKRAWTRYNLSLGLGLNKVAGKVFRIGHLGNLNELQLLGCLSGVEMVLRDVGYPVKLGSGVAAAAAYLRNSTPMITSRI, encoded by the exons ATGGACTTCGTCTATGGACCAGGGAAGAACCACCTCTTTGTTCCGGGGCCGGTCAACATCCCCGAGCCAGTGATTCGAGCAATGAACAGGAACAACGAGGACTACCGCTCCCCTGCCATCCCTGCCCTCACAAAGACCCTTCTCGAGGACGTCAAGAAGATCTTCAAGACAACAAGCGGCACCCCCTTCTTGATCCCAACAACAG GTACTGGTGCCTGGGAAAGTGCCCTTACCAACACTCTCTCGCCTGGTGATCGGATCGTCTCTTTCCTCATCGGCCAGTTCAGCCTCCTCTGGATCGATCAGCAACAACGCCTCAACTTCAGGGTTGATGTCGTAGAGAGCGAGTGGGGGCGAGGTGCCGATCTTGATGCCTTGGCATCGAAGCTGGAAGCTGACCGGTCTCATACCATCAAGGCTGTTTGCATCGTTCACAATGAGACCGCAACCGGAGTCACCAGTGATCTGGCGGCCGTCAGGAAATTGCTCG ATGAGTACAGGCATCCCGCATTGCTGCTGGTGGATGGGGTTTCATCCATATGTGCTCTTGACTTCCGAATGGATGAATGGGGAGTTGATGTTGCCTTGACAGGATCACAGAAAGCTCTTTCCATGCCTACTGGGATGGGCATCGTGTGTGCAAGTCCTAAAGCCATGGAAGCTGCTAAGACGGCCAAATCAGTAAGAGTGTTCTTCGACTGGAATGACTACTTGAAGTTCTACAAATTGGGAACTTATTGGCCCTACACACCCTCCATCCAACTCCTATATGGCCTTAGAACTGCTTTGGATCTTCTTTTCGAGGAGGGTCTTGACAATGTGATTGCAAGGCATAGCCGTCTCGGAAAGGCGACAAG ACTTGCTGTGGAGGCTTGGGGGCTGAAGAACTGCACACAAAGGGAGGAATGGTTCAGTGATACTGTCACTGCTGTGGTAGTGCCACCTTATATCAATAGTGCTGATGTTGTGAAGAGAGCATGGACAAGATACAATTTAAGCTTAGGGCTGGGACTGAATAAAGTTGCAGGAAAGGTGTTCAGAATAGGACATCTAGGCAACCTTAATGAG ctgcaattgctggGGTGCCTGAGTGGTGTGGAAATGGTACTCAGGGATGTAGGATACCCAGTCAAGCTTGGAAGTGGAGTAGCTGCAGCAGCTGCATATCTTCGGAACTCTACCCCTATGATCACTTCTAGGATATAA
- the LOC135588205 gene encoding phosphatidylinositol/phosphatidylcholine transfer protein SFH13-like isoform X3, producing the protein MSGLEGSYSYEERKERRSDVENSEDERRKTRIGSLKKKALNASSRFTHSLKKRGRRRVDFRVPSVPFEDVRDAEEEQAVSSFRQQLIAKDLLPNKHDDYHTLLRFLKAGKFDFEKATHMWAEMLQWRKEFGTDTILEDFEFEELEEVLRYYPQGYHGVDKEGRPVYIERLGKAEPNKLMHVTTVERYLKYHVQEFERALNEKFPACSIAAKKHIGSSTTILDVQGVGLKNFSKTARDLLLNMQKIDGDYYPETLHQMFVVNAGHGFKLLWNTVKGFLDPKTTSKIHVLGTKYQSRLLEAIDSSQLPEFLGGSCTCYYERGCLRSNRGPWNDPVILKFVQGIDATSARENRHTSDGEKIGHSCVRLHSSKRRTSQTSAAESVSDADDLCSPVIPMTADNACLSPIYKEVREADITPYQSCDDHSATVDKVVDIGRRGSGFAVKASKELKDLDYTSATAAPHSFGNSIAGKHNNIKDDTEGKLDSFARTLVAFLIKMLSFFRILWSRQDRRLNVHLSNALDLACNKNSTTEALKEDCVTSCMERLQKLELMLNELSNKPAEIPREKEHMILDSMDRIKCVEFDIHKTNKVLQATLMKQMEIEATLEALKDSDIKETNHYKFGFMNLCRRNFVDS; encoded by the exons ATGTCAG GCCTTGAAGGGTCGTACAGTTATgaggagagaaaagaaaggagatcTGATGTGGAGAACTCTGAGGACGAGAGAAGGAAAACGAGAATCGGATCTCTCAAGAAAAAAGCGTTGAATGCTTCGAGTAGATTTACACACTCTTTGAAGAAACGAGGGAGAAGGAGAGTTGATTTCAGGGTTCCTTCCGTTCCATTCGAGGATGTTAGAGATGCTGAAGAGGAGCAAGCTGTCTCTTCCTTCCGGCAACAACTCATTGCCAAGGACTTGTTGCCTAATAAACATGATGACTATCACACATTGCTTAG GTTCCTCAAGGCTGGAAAATTTGACTTTGAGAAGGCAACCCACATGTGGGCTGAGATGCTTCAATGGAGAAAAGAATTTGGAACGGACACAATTCTGGAG GACTTTGAATTTGAAGAGCTGGAGGAAGTTCTGCGCTATTATCCCCAAGGATATCATGGAGTTGACAAGGAGGGAAGGCCTGTCTACATTGAGAGACTGGGGAAAGCTGAGCCAAATAAGCTTATGCACGTAACTACAGTAGAGCGCTATTTGAAGTACCATGTACAAGAATTTGAGAGAGCCCTGAATGAGAAATTTCCTGCATGCTCTATTGCTGCCAAAAAACACATTGGTTCCTCCACCACGATATTGGATGTACAAGGCGTG GGCTTGAAGAATTTCAGCAAGACAGCAAGggaccttttgctcaatatgcagaAAATTGATGGTGATTATTATCCTGAG ACACTACATCAAATGTTTGTTGTTAATGCTGGCCATGGTTTTAAGCTTCTCTGGAATACTGTGAAAGGATTTCTTGATCCCAAAACTACTTCAAAGATACAT GTTCTTGGAACCAAATATCAGAGTAGACTTCTTGAGGCAATTGACTCAAG CCAATTGCCAGAATTCCTCGGTGGTTCATGTACATGCTATTATGAGAGAGGATGTCTTAGATCTAACAGAGGACCATGGAATGACCCAGTTATTTTGAAG TTTGTACAAGGCATTGACGCAACATCTGCGAGGGAAAACAGACATACATCTGATGGAGAAAAAATAGGCCATTCTTGTGTAAGACTACACTCATCAAAG CGAAGGACTAGTCAAACTTCTGCAGCTGAATCAGTTTCTGATGCTGATGATCTTTGTTCTCCTGTAATACCAATGACTGCTGATAATGCTTGTCTGTCTCCAATTTATAAAGAA GTCAGAGAAGCAGACATTACACCTTATCAGAGCTGTGATGACCATTCTGCAACTGTTGATAAAGTTGTAGATATTGGTAGAAGAGGATCTGGTTTTGCTGTGAAGGCATCCAAAGAATTAAAAGATCTTGACTACACCTCTGCAACTGCTGCCCCACATTCCTTTG GTAACTCTATTGCTGGTAAGCACAACAACATCAAGGATGATACAGAAGGAAAGTTGGACTCTTTTGCAAGAACATTGGTTGCATTTCTCATAAAAATGCTGTCCTTCTTTCGTATCTTATGGTCTAGACAGGATAGGAGGTTGAATGTTCATCTATCAAATGCCTTGGACTTGGCATGCAATAAAAATTCAACTACGGAAGCTCTCAAGGAAGATTGTGTCACTTCTTGCATGGAACGTCTTCAAAAGCTTGAGCTGATGTTAAATGAGCTCAGCAACAAGCCTGCAGAGATTCCTCGAGAAAAAGAGCACATGATCCTTGATTCAATGGACAGGATAAAGTGTGTCGAGTTTGATATTCACAAGACAAATAAA GTCCTGCAAGCAACTTTGATGAAGCAAATGGAGATTGAAGCAACATTAGAAGCTTTAAAAGACTCCGATATTAAG GAAACCAATCACTATAAGTTTGGCTTTATGAATCTTTGCCGAAGAAATTTTGTTGATTCCTGA
- the LOC135588205 gene encoding phosphatidylinositol/phosphatidylcholine transfer protein SFH13-like isoform X2: MSEGLEGSYSYEERKERRSDVENSEDERRKTRIGSLKKKALNASSRFTHSLKKRGRRRVDFRVPSVPFEDVRDAEEEQAVSSFRQQLIAKDLLPNKHDDYHTLLRFLKAGKFDFEKATHMWAEMLQWRKEFGTDTILEDFEFEELEEVLRYYPQGYHGVDKEGRPVYIERLGKAEPNKLMHVTTVERYLKYHVQEFERALNEKFPACSIAAKKHIGSSTTILDVQGVGLKNFSKTARDLLLNMQKIDGDYYPETLHQMFVVNAGHGFKLLWNTVKGFLDPKTTSKIHVLGTKYQSRLLEAIDSSQLPEFLGGSCTCYYERGCLRSNRGPWNDPVILKFVQGIDATSARENRHTSDGEKIGHSCVRLHSSKRRTSQTSAAESVSDADDLCSPVIPMTADNACLSPIYKEVREADITPYQSCDDHSATVDKVVDIGRRGSGFAVKASKELKDLDYTSATAAPHSFGNSIAGKHNNIKDDTEGKLDSFARTLVAFLIKMLSFFRILWSRQDRRLNVHLSNALDLACNKNSTTEALKEDCVTSCMERLQKLELMLNELSNKPAEIPREKEHMILDSMDRIKCVEFDIHKTNKVLQATLMKQMEIEATLEALKDSDIKETNHYKFGFMNLCRRNFVDS, translated from the exons ATGTCAG AAGGCCTTGAAGGGTCGTACAGTTATgaggagagaaaagaaaggagatcTGATGTGGAGAACTCTGAGGACGAGAGAAGGAAAACGAGAATCGGATCTCTCAAGAAAAAAGCGTTGAATGCTTCGAGTAGATTTACACACTCTTTGAAGAAACGAGGGAGAAGGAGAGTTGATTTCAGGGTTCCTTCCGTTCCATTCGAGGATGTTAGAGATGCTGAAGAGGAGCAAGCTGTCTCTTCCTTCCGGCAACAACTCATTGCCAAGGACTTGTTGCCTAATAAACATGATGACTATCACACATTGCTTAG GTTCCTCAAGGCTGGAAAATTTGACTTTGAGAAGGCAACCCACATGTGGGCTGAGATGCTTCAATGGAGAAAAGAATTTGGAACGGACACAATTCTGGAG GACTTTGAATTTGAAGAGCTGGAGGAAGTTCTGCGCTATTATCCCCAAGGATATCATGGAGTTGACAAGGAGGGAAGGCCTGTCTACATTGAGAGACTGGGGAAAGCTGAGCCAAATAAGCTTATGCACGTAACTACAGTAGAGCGCTATTTGAAGTACCATGTACAAGAATTTGAGAGAGCCCTGAATGAGAAATTTCCTGCATGCTCTATTGCTGCCAAAAAACACATTGGTTCCTCCACCACGATATTGGATGTACAAGGCGTG GGCTTGAAGAATTTCAGCAAGACAGCAAGggaccttttgctcaatatgcagaAAATTGATGGTGATTATTATCCTGAG ACACTACATCAAATGTTTGTTGTTAATGCTGGCCATGGTTTTAAGCTTCTCTGGAATACTGTGAAAGGATTTCTTGATCCCAAAACTACTTCAAAGATACAT GTTCTTGGAACCAAATATCAGAGTAGACTTCTTGAGGCAATTGACTCAAG CCAATTGCCAGAATTCCTCGGTGGTTCATGTACATGCTATTATGAGAGAGGATGTCTTAGATCTAACAGAGGACCATGGAATGACCCAGTTATTTTGAAG TTTGTACAAGGCATTGACGCAACATCTGCGAGGGAAAACAGACATACATCTGATGGAGAAAAAATAGGCCATTCTTGTGTAAGACTACACTCATCAAAG CGAAGGACTAGTCAAACTTCTGCAGCTGAATCAGTTTCTGATGCTGATGATCTTTGTTCTCCTGTAATACCAATGACTGCTGATAATGCTTGTCTGTCTCCAATTTATAAAGAA GTCAGAGAAGCAGACATTACACCTTATCAGAGCTGTGATGACCATTCTGCAACTGTTGATAAAGTTGTAGATATTGGTAGAAGAGGATCTGGTTTTGCTGTGAAGGCATCCAAAGAATTAAAAGATCTTGACTACACCTCTGCAACTGCTGCCCCACATTCCTTTG GTAACTCTATTGCTGGTAAGCACAACAACATCAAGGATGATACAGAAGGAAAGTTGGACTCTTTTGCAAGAACATTGGTTGCATTTCTCATAAAAATGCTGTCCTTCTTTCGTATCTTATGGTCTAGACAGGATAGGAGGTTGAATGTTCATCTATCAAATGCCTTGGACTTGGCATGCAATAAAAATTCAACTACGGAAGCTCTCAAGGAAGATTGTGTCACTTCTTGCATGGAACGTCTTCAAAAGCTTGAGCTGATGTTAAATGAGCTCAGCAACAAGCCTGCAGAGATTCCTCGAGAAAAAGAGCACATGATCCTTGATTCAATGGACAGGATAAAGTGTGTCGAGTTTGATATTCACAAGACAAATAAA GTCCTGCAAGCAACTTTGATGAAGCAAATGGAGATTGAAGCAACATTAGAAGCTTTAAAAGACTCCGATATTAAG GAAACCAATCACTATAAGTTTGGCTTTATGAATCTTTGCCGAAGAAATTTTGTTGATTCCTGA
- the LOC135588205 gene encoding phosphatidylinositol/phosphatidylcholine transfer protein SFH6-like isoform X4: MSVYHAEGLEGSYSYEERKERRSDVENSEDERRKTRIGSLKKKALNASSRFTHSLKKRGRRRVDFRVPSVPFEDVRDAEEEQAVSSFRQQLIAKDLLPNKHDDYHTLLRFLKAGKFDFEKATHMWAEMLQWRKEFGTDTILEDFEFEELEEVLRYYPQGYHGVDKEGRPVYIERLGKAEPNKLMHVTTVERYLKYHVQEFERALNEKFPACSIAAKKHIGSSTTILDVQGVGLKNFSKTARDLLLNMQKIDGDYYPETLHQMFVVNAGHGFKLLWNTVKGFLDPKTTSKIHVLGTKYQSRLLEAIDSSQLPEFLGGSCTCYYERGCLRSNRGPWNDPVILKFVQGIDATSARENRHTSDGEKIGHSCVRLHSSKRRTSQTSAAESVSDADDLCSPVIPMTADNACLSPIYKEVREADITPYQSCDDHSATVDKVVDIGRRGSGFAVKASKELKDLDYTSATAAPHSFGNSIADRIGG; the protein is encoded by the exons ATGTCAG TCTACCATGCAGAAGGCCTTGAAGGGTCGTACAGTTATgaggagagaaaagaaaggagatcTGATGTGGAGAACTCTGAGGACGAGAGAAGGAAAACGAGAATCGGATCTCTCAAGAAAAAAGCGTTGAATGCTTCGAGTAGATTTACACACTCTTTGAAGAAACGAGGGAGAAGGAGAGTTGATTTCAGGGTTCCTTCCGTTCCATTCGAGGATGTTAGAGATGCTGAAGAGGAGCAAGCTGTCTCTTCCTTCCGGCAACAACTCATTGCCAAGGACTTGTTGCCTAATAAACATGATGACTATCACACATTGCTTAG GTTCCTCAAGGCTGGAAAATTTGACTTTGAGAAGGCAACCCACATGTGGGCTGAGATGCTTCAATGGAGAAAAGAATTTGGAACGGACACAATTCTGGAG GACTTTGAATTTGAAGAGCTGGAGGAAGTTCTGCGCTATTATCCCCAAGGATATCATGGAGTTGACAAGGAGGGAAGGCCTGTCTACATTGAGAGACTGGGGAAAGCTGAGCCAAATAAGCTTATGCACGTAACTACAGTAGAGCGCTATTTGAAGTACCATGTACAAGAATTTGAGAGAGCCCTGAATGAGAAATTTCCTGCATGCTCTATTGCTGCCAAAAAACACATTGGTTCCTCCACCACGATATTGGATGTACAAGGCGTG GGCTTGAAGAATTTCAGCAAGACAGCAAGggaccttttgctcaatatgcagaAAATTGATGGTGATTATTATCCTGAG ACACTACATCAAATGTTTGTTGTTAATGCTGGCCATGGTTTTAAGCTTCTCTGGAATACTGTGAAAGGATTTCTTGATCCCAAAACTACTTCAAAGATACAT GTTCTTGGAACCAAATATCAGAGTAGACTTCTTGAGGCAATTGACTCAAG CCAATTGCCAGAATTCCTCGGTGGTTCATGTACATGCTATTATGAGAGAGGATGTCTTAGATCTAACAGAGGACCATGGAATGACCCAGTTATTTTGAAG TTTGTACAAGGCATTGACGCAACATCTGCGAGGGAAAACAGACATACATCTGATGGAGAAAAAATAGGCCATTCTTGTGTAAGACTACACTCATCAAAG CGAAGGACTAGTCAAACTTCTGCAGCTGAATCAGTTTCTGATGCTGATGATCTTTGTTCTCCTGTAATACCAATGACTGCTGATAATGCTTGTCTGTCTCCAATTTATAAAGAA GTCAGAGAAGCAGACATTACACCTTATCAGAGCTGTGATGACCATTCTGCAACTGTTGATAAAGTTGTAGATATTGGTAGAAGAGGATCTGGTTTTGCTGTGAAGGCATCCAAAGAATTAAAAGATCTTGACTACACCTCTGCAACTGCTGCCCCACATTCCTTTG GTAACTCTATTGCTG ACAGGATAGGAGGTTGA
- the LOC135588205 gene encoding phosphatidylinositol/phosphatidylcholine transfer protein SFH6-like isoform X5, giving the protein MSVYHAEGLEGSYSYEERKERRSDVENSEDERRKTRIGSLKKKALNASSRFTHSLKKRGRRRVDFRVPSVPFEDVRDAEEEQAVSSFRQQLIAKDLLPNKHDDYHTLLRFLKAGKFDFEKATHMWAEMLQWRKEFGTDTILEDFEFEELEEVLRYYPQGYHGVDKEGRPVYIERLGKAEPNKLMHVTTVERYLKYHVQEFERALNEKFPACSIAAKKHIGSSTTILDVQGVGLKNFSKTARDLLLNMQKIDGDYYPETLHQMFVVNAGHGFKLLWNTVKGFLDPKTTSKIHVLGTKYQSRLLEAIDSSQLPEFLGGSCTCYYERGCLRSNRGPWNDPVILKFVQGIDATSARENRHTSDGEKIGHSCVRLHSSKRRTSQTSAAESVSDADDLCSPVIPMTADNACLSPIYKEVREADITPYQSCDDHSATVDKVVDIGRRGSGFAVKASKELKDLDYTSATAAPHSFGNSIAG; this is encoded by the exons ATGTCAG TCTACCATGCAGAAGGCCTTGAAGGGTCGTACAGTTATgaggagagaaaagaaaggagatcTGATGTGGAGAACTCTGAGGACGAGAGAAGGAAAACGAGAATCGGATCTCTCAAGAAAAAAGCGTTGAATGCTTCGAGTAGATTTACACACTCTTTGAAGAAACGAGGGAGAAGGAGAGTTGATTTCAGGGTTCCTTCCGTTCCATTCGAGGATGTTAGAGATGCTGAAGAGGAGCAAGCTGTCTCTTCCTTCCGGCAACAACTCATTGCCAAGGACTTGTTGCCTAATAAACATGATGACTATCACACATTGCTTAG GTTCCTCAAGGCTGGAAAATTTGACTTTGAGAAGGCAACCCACATGTGGGCTGAGATGCTTCAATGGAGAAAAGAATTTGGAACGGACACAATTCTGGAG GACTTTGAATTTGAAGAGCTGGAGGAAGTTCTGCGCTATTATCCCCAAGGATATCATGGAGTTGACAAGGAGGGAAGGCCTGTCTACATTGAGAGACTGGGGAAAGCTGAGCCAAATAAGCTTATGCACGTAACTACAGTAGAGCGCTATTTGAAGTACCATGTACAAGAATTTGAGAGAGCCCTGAATGAGAAATTTCCTGCATGCTCTATTGCTGCCAAAAAACACATTGGTTCCTCCACCACGATATTGGATGTACAAGGCGTG GGCTTGAAGAATTTCAGCAAGACAGCAAGggaccttttgctcaatatgcagaAAATTGATGGTGATTATTATCCTGAG ACACTACATCAAATGTTTGTTGTTAATGCTGGCCATGGTTTTAAGCTTCTCTGGAATACTGTGAAAGGATTTCTTGATCCCAAAACTACTTCAAAGATACAT GTTCTTGGAACCAAATATCAGAGTAGACTTCTTGAGGCAATTGACTCAAG CCAATTGCCAGAATTCCTCGGTGGTTCATGTACATGCTATTATGAGAGAGGATGTCTTAGATCTAACAGAGGACCATGGAATGACCCAGTTATTTTGAAG TTTGTACAAGGCATTGACGCAACATCTGCGAGGGAAAACAGACATACATCTGATGGAGAAAAAATAGGCCATTCTTGTGTAAGACTACACTCATCAAAG CGAAGGACTAGTCAAACTTCTGCAGCTGAATCAGTTTCTGATGCTGATGATCTTTGTTCTCCTGTAATACCAATGACTGCTGATAATGCTTGTCTGTCTCCAATTTATAAAGAA GTCAGAGAAGCAGACATTACACCTTATCAGAGCTGTGATGACCATTCTGCAACTGTTGATAAAGTTGTAGATATTGGTAGAAGAGGATCTGGTTTTGCTGTGAAGGCATCCAAAGAATTAAAAGATCTTGACTACACCTCTGCAACTGCTGCCCCACATTCCTTTG GTAACTCTATTGCTG GATAG